A single Acidaminococcus sp. DNA region contains:
- a CDS encoding ISL3 family transposase, which yields MSFTNYTIQNNAECQDVFYNVFMPEDPFDDSQEIVICSEKKYTDFRCPKCGQKMYSYEPFSTYLKSFPAYPEHTRMIRFEGHRFRCSCCHATITEPIPFKYPGTRITMRASLWIETLLRNGIPANAIAKMSGIHWSTIRYVHKQLMDESLDKYEMELELTSYKPRFLAIDEFAIHKGHTYATCVMDLATGYILWVGRGRAIADFEHFFKEYDQTKLTEVKAVAMDMNASYNKLVQEHLPQAKVVYDRYHMQAQFGKEVLGVVRLDEARMHRDKARNMQEALKDASNEDKPALKEQIFNEKKSYHKLKKVRWPLLTNEDRLNPKNKEALQAIFAEHEDLAICYSMKEEMVALYELRDYDKALAGWKRWFKAALGSGIPALVRFAKIKLPRIDGLVNHALYPINTGKLEGFNNKIKVAKRRAYGYRDDEYFFTLIRYLSIPTVRGILPKKT from the coding sequence ATGTCCTTTACTAATTACACTATTCAAAATAATGCAGAATGTCAAGATGTCTTTTACAATGTCTTCATGCCGGAAGACCCTTTTGATGACAGCCAGGAGATTGTTATTTGCAGTGAAAAGAAATATACCGACTTCCGTTGTCCTAAATGTGGTCAGAAAATGTATTCTTACGAGCCATTTTCTACCTACTTGAAAAGTTTTCCTGCGTATCCTGAGCATACCAGGATGATCCGCTTTGAAGGGCATCGCTTCCGTTGCTCCTGCTGCCATGCAACCATCACTGAGCCTATTCCCTTTAAATATCCCGGGACTCGCATTACCATGAGGGCTTCCCTTTGGATTGAGACGCTGCTTCGTAATGGAATCCCTGCCAATGCAATTGCCAAGATGTCAGGAATTCACTGGAGCACGATTCGCTATGTCCACAAACAGCTCATGGATGAATCTCTCGATAAATATGAAATGGAATTGGAGCTGACCTCTTACAAGCCCCGTTTTCTGGCCATCGATGAGTTTGCTATCCATAAGGGACACACTTATGCCACTTGCGTCATGGATTTAGCGACAGGTTATATTCTCTGGGTCGGCAGAGGTCGGGCGATAGCTGACTTCGAGCATTTCTTCAAGGAATATGATCAGACAAAGCTGACAGAGGTCAAGGCAGTCGCCATGGATATGAACGCTTCCTACAACAAGCTGGTACAAGAACATCTGCCGCAAGCTAAGGTCGTGTATGATCGTTACCACATGCAGGCTCAATTCGGGAAGGAAGTATTAGGTGTAGTAAGACTTGATGAGGCCAGAATGCATAGGGATAAAGCCAGAAACATGCAAGAAGCATTAAAAGACGCAAGCAATGAAGACAAGCCGGCTTTGAAAGAGCAGATATTCAATGAAAAGAAGAGCTACCACAAATTGAAGAAAGTCCGCTGGCCGTTACTCACCAATGAAGATAGGCTGAATCCTAAGAACAAAGAAGCGTTGCAGGCCATCTTTGCAGAGCACGAGGATCTGGCAATATGTTATTCCATGAAGGAAGAGATGGTAGCCCTCTATGAATTAAGGGACTATGACAAGGCTCTTGCAGGATGGAAGCGCTGGTTTAAAGCTGCACTAGGCAGCGGGATTCCGGCCCTGGTTAGGTTTGCTAAGATTAAGCTGCCAAGGATAGACGGTCTGGTGAACCATGCCCTGTACCCGATAAACACAGGGAAGCTTGAGGGTTTCAACAACAAGATTAAAGTGGCCAAAAGAAGAGCGTACGGATACAGAGATGATGAGTACTTTTTCACGTTAATTCGCTACCTCTCAATTCCGACCGTAAGAGGTATACTCCCGAAAAAAACGTGA
- a CDS encoding Cof-type HAD-IIB family hydrolase — protein MPIKMIAMDLDGTLLDSEKNIAPADLEAVKKAVAAGYEVTLATGRMFRSALPYAKELTIKNPLIVYNGAWIKDPVTGDELGEWSVPVDAAQAVIDECMERGFYIQAYIDDTLWVYQDCEEARFYSHFSRVPYEIKGELMHHLPKGPHKLLVIAKETGELRKILETKFAGRVKIMSSSSGFLEITAPEASKWKAVQCLAAKKGIRAEEIMCVGDSENDLEMIQNCGFGVAMGNAKDFVLKAARVVTAPNSRQGISVILNSILTQQIEVPEE, from the coding sequence ATGCCGATTAAAATGATTGCGATGGATCTTGATGGGACATTGCTGGACAGCGAAAAGAATATTGCTCCGGCGGATCTGGAGGCTGTGAAAAAAGCGGTGGCAGCAGGCTACGAAGTAACCCTTGCTACCGGAAGAATGTTTCGTTCTGCACTTCCCTATGCAAAGGAGCTGACCATCAAGAATCCTCTCATTGTATATAATGGCGCGTGGATTAAAGATCCTGTTACGGGCGATGAATTGGGAGAATGGTCCGTGCCGGTTGACGCCGCTCAGGCTGTCATTGACGAATGTATGGAGCGCGGCTTCTATATTCAGGCCTATATTGACGATACGCTGTGGGTGTATCAGGACTGTGAGGAAGCACGGTTTTATTCTCATTTTTCCCGTGTGCCCTACGAAATAAAGGGCGAACTTATGCATCATCTGCCCAAGGGTCCGCACAAGCTTCTTGTGATTGCCAAGGAAACGGGAGAATTGCGGAAAATCCTGGAAACGAAATTTGCAGGGCGCGTCAAGATCATGTCTTCTTCCAGCGGTTTCCTGGAAATTACGGCGCCTGAGGCAAGTAAATGGAAGGCTGTTCAATGCCTGGCTGCGAAAAAGGGGATTCGTGCCGAAGAAATTATGTGCGTCGGTGATTCTGAAAACGACCTGGAAATGATACAAAACTGCGGCTTCGGGGTAGCTATGGGTAATGCCAAGGATTTTGTCCTGAAGGCAGCTCGTGTCGTTACAGCACCAAATTCCCGGCAGGGAATCAGTGTGATTTTAAACAGCATCCTGACCCAACAGATCGAAGTGCCGGAAGAGTAA
- the uvrB gene encoding excinuclease ABC subunit UvrB — MEFQLEAPFQPSGDQPEAIEALTDGVKKGMRTQVLLGATGTGKTYTIAQVIQKVQKPTLVIAHNKTLAAQLCSEFKAFFPHNAVEYFVSYYDYYQPEAYIPATDTYIEKDSSINDEIDKLRHSATSALFERRDVIIVSSVSCIYGLGAPKDYYDSVLSLRVGQQADRDEILKKLVKIRYTRNDLVLERGTFRARGDVIEVIPSSYGEKGIRIELFGDEVDSIMEIDVLTGAVLDRRTHVAIFPASHYVTSDENMERARNDIRKELKERLDELKKEGKLLEAERLEQRTRYDLEMMEEMGYCSGIENYSRHLTGRKPGEPPFTLVNYFPKDFLTVVDESHVTLPQLRAMYAGDRSRKEQLVKYGFRLPSALDNRPLTFDEFQKERGQIIYVSATPAEYELGEADQVVEQIIRPTGLLDPKIEVRPIAGQIDDLMGEIHKVTANHERVLVTTLTKKMAEDLTEYLASEGIRVRYLHSDIATIDRAEIIHDLRAGEFDVLVGINLLREGLDMPEVSLVAILDADKEGFLRSDTAMIQTIGRAARNAHGRVIMYADVITGSMQRAIEETERRRKKQEAYNKEHGIVPKTIQKKVVDLIKLTKLDDDKEPAKAATGKTAKKMSDKALQKQIKLVEKNMKAAAKELDFELAAEYRDQMILLKGELSKRHERR; from the coding sequence ATGGAATTTCAACTGGAAGCGCCTTTTCAGCCTTCAGGCGATCAGCCGGAGGCAATTGAGGCTTTGACCGATGGGGTAAAAAAAGGCATGCGGACCCAGGTCCTTTTGGGAGCCACGGGAACCGGTAAAACCTATACCATTGCCCAGGTCATACAAAAAGTGCAGAAGCCAACCCTTGTCATTGCGCACAACAAGACACTGGCAGCTCAGCTCTGCAGTGAATTTAAAGCTTTTTTCCCGCATAACGCGGTCGAATATTTTGTTTCTTACTATGATTACTATCAGCCCGAGGCCTACATTCCGGCCACGGACACCTATATTGAAAAAGATTCCTCGATTAACGACGAAATCGATAAACTTCGCCACTCGGCTACGAGTGCCCTTTTTGAACGGCGTGATGTCATCATTGTGTCGTCCGTGTCCTGCATCTATGGTTTAGGTGCGCCGAAGGATTACTATGACAGCGTCCTTTCTCTGCGCGTAGGGCAGCAGGCCGATCGTGATGAAATCCTGAAAAAGCTGGTCAAGATTCGTTATACCCGCAACGACCTTGTCCTGGAGCGCGGCACGTTCCGGGCACGGGGAGACGTGATTGAAGTTATTCCTTCCAGTTACGGGGAAAAGGGAATCCGGATTGAACTTTTCGGGGACGAAGTGGACAGCATCATGGAAATTGATGTCCTGACCGGTGCAGTACTGGACCGGAGGACTCATGTCGCTATTTTCCCGGCGAGTCATTATGTGACGAGCGATGAAAATATGGAGCGCGCCAGAAATGACATCCGCAAGGAGCTGAAGGAGCGCCTCGACGAACTTAAAAAAGAAGGTAAGCTGCTTGAAGCGGAACGTTTGGAACAGCGGACGCGGTATGACCTCGAAATGATGGAAGAAATGGGGTACTGCAGCGGCATCGAAAATTATTCCCGCCATCTGACTGGACGTAAACCCGGGGAACCGCCGTTTACGCTCGTCAATTATTTCCCGAAAGATTTTCTTACCGTCGTGGATGAAAGTCACGTGACCCTGCCGCAGCTGCGGGCCATGTACGCCGGCGACCGGTCCCGCAAGGAACAGCTCGTGAAATACGGATTCCGCCTGCCGTCCGCCCTGGACAACCGCCCGCTGACATTTGATGAATTCCAAAAGGAACGCGGGCAGATTATCTATGTGTCCGCTACACCGGCCGAGTACGAACTGGGAGAAGCGGACCAGGTCGTAGAACAGATTATTCGTCCGACGGGCCTTCTGGATCCTAAAATCGAAGTGCGTCCCATTGCCGGACAGATTGATGATCTGATGGGTGAAATCCATAAAGTAACGGCCAACCATGAGCGTGTTCTTGTAACGACGCTGACGAAGAAGATGGCCGAAGATCTGACGGAATATCTGGCGTCCGAAGGCATCCGGGTGCGCTATCTCCATTCCGATATTGCGACCATTGACCGTGCGGAAATTATCCACGACCTGCGGGCCGGGGAATTTGACGTGCTCGTCGGAATCAACCTGCTGCGTGAAGGTCTCGATATGCCGGAAGTATCCCTTGTGGCCATTCTTGATGCCGATAAGGAAGGATTCCTGCGCAGTGACACGGCCATGATTCAGACTATTGGGCGTGCAGCCCGCAATGCGCACGGACGCGTCATTATGTATGCCGATGTGATTACGGGTTCCATGCAGCGGGCCATCGAGGAAACTGAACGGCGCCGCAAGAAACAGGAAGCCTATAATAAAGAGCACGGTATTGTACCGAAGACGATTCAGAAGAAGGTCGTGGACCTCATTAAATTGACAAAGCTCGACGACGATAAGGAACCGGCTAAGGCTGCTACCGGCAAGACGGCGAAGAAGATGAGCGACAAGGCACTGCAGAAGCAGATTAAACTTGTCGAAAAGAACATGAAAGCGGCTGCCAAGGAACTCGACTTCGAGCTTGCGGCAGAATACCGCGATCAGATGATTTTACTTAAAGGAGAGCTCAGCAAACGTCATGAACGAAGATGA
- the uvrA gene encoding excinuclease ABC subunit UvrA, producing MNEDDIVIQGARQHNLKNISLRIPRNKLVVITGLSGSGKSSLAFDTIYAEGQRRYVESLSAYARQFLGQMDKPDVDYIGGLSPAISIDQKTTSHNPRSTVGTVTEIYDYLRLLFARIGIPHCPNCGKVIQRQSPQQIADKIMELPERTKFMVMAPVIWGRKGEHKGIFDQARKNGFVRVKVDGEIHTLDEDIVLEKNKKHYISVIVDRLVTRPGIETRLSESLETALRLGDGRVEVEQIGGPTEVFSEKFACPDCGISLPEIEPRLFSFNAPYGACPDCMGLGMHMEFDPDLIIPDKKRRFDDGAIAAVSSNVKSYFLCQFAAVLKARGLSLKNCWNDVPKKVQKELLEGIPDELFTFSYENLMGETHSHTTPFEGIIPILKHRLKDAMSEAQRLDYESFMTAIECPTCHGARLRPEVLAITVGGKNIKEVCDLPVRECLAFFENLKLSDREAFIGKQILKEIRARLTFLNNVGLDYLTLSRSATTLSGGEAQRIRLATQIGSGLVGVIYILDEPSIGLHQRDNDKLLATLKNLRDMGNTLLVVEHDEDTMYAADQIIDIGPGAGENGGRVVAQGTAEEIKKIPESVTGQYLSGRRKIEIPKTRRKGSGKKITIKGAAENNLKHINVSIPLGTLTVVTGVSGSGKSTLVNDILYRALAKKLMGSRFRPGKYDKILGVSNIDKIIDIDQSPIGRTPRSNPATYTGVFDLIRTLFSTTNEAKVRGYKPGRFSFNVKGGRCEACHGDGLLKIEMNFLPDVYVPCEVCHGTRYNRDTLEVRYKGKNIADVLNMTVTEACEYFRNHQRILKKLQVLEDVGLGYIRLGQAATTLSGGEAQRVKLAAELSKVNTGRTLYILDEPTTGLHMADVDKLLQVLQRLVDTGSTVVVIEHNLDVIKSADYLIDLGPEGGDRGGTVIACGTPEEIADVPESYTGQYLKKVLAK from the coding sequence ATGAACGAAGATGATATTGTCATTCAGGGTGCGCGTCAGCACAACCTCAAAAATATTTCTCTCCGTATTCCCCGCAACAAGCTTGTCGTGATTACGGGGCTTTCCGGGAGCGGAAAATCCTCCCTTGCTTTTGATACGATTTACGCGGAAGGACAGCGGCGCTATGTGGAATCCCTGTCAGCGTATGCCCGCCAGTTCCTGGGGCAGATGGACAAACCGGATGTAGATTATATTGGCGGTCTCAGCCCGGCTATTTCCATCGACCAGAAGACGACGAGCCATAACCCGCGTTCTACCGTCGGAACAGTTACGGAAATCTACGATTATCTGCGTCTGCTTTTTGCCCGCATCGGGATTCCGCACTGCCCGAACTGCGGCAAAGTCATTCAGCGGCAAAGCCCGCAGCAGATTGCTGATAAGATCATGGAACTGCCGGAAAGAACTAAATTTATGGTTATGGCACCCGTCATCTGGGGCCGCAAGGGCGAACACAAGGGCATTTTTGACCAGGCAAGGAAGAACGGGTTCGTCCGTGTGAAAGTAGATGGGGAAATCCATACACTTGATGAAGATATTGTCCTTGAAAAGAATAAGAAACATTATATTTCTGTGATCGTAGACCGCCTCGTAACGCGCCCCGGCATTGAGACCCGGCTTTCGGAATCTCTCGAAACGGCTCTGCGTCTCGGTGACGGCCGCGTGGAGGTAGAACAGATCGGGGGACCGACAGAGGTCTTCAGTGAAAAATTTGCCTGTCCGGACTGCGGCATCTCCCTTCCAGAAATCGAGCCGCGGCTTTTTTCCTTTAACGCTCCTTATGGCGCCTGCCCGGATTGTATGGGGCTGGGGATGCACATGGAATTTGATCCCGACCTTATTATTCCGGACAAAAAACGGCGCTTTGACGATGGGGCCATTGCTGCCGTAAGTTCCAATGTCAAATCATATTTTCTCTGCCAGTTTGCCGCAGTGCTGAAGGCCCGCGGACTGAGCTTGAAAAATTGCTGGAACGATGTGCCGAAAAAGGTGCAGAAGGAACTACTTGAAGGCATTCCGGATGAGCTTTTTACTTTTTCCTATGAAAATCTTATGGGCGAGACCCATTCCCATACGACGCCCTTTGAAGGTATCATTCCTATTTTGAAGCATCGTCTGAAGGACGCTATGAGTGAAGCTCAGCGCCTCGATTATGAGTCGTTTATGACAGCTATCGAATGCCCGACCTGCCATGGCGCCCGGCTGCGTCCGGAAGTACTTGCCATTACGGTAGGAGGCAAGAACATTAAGGAAGTCTGTGACCTGCCGGTACGGGAGTGCCTGGCTTTTTTTGAAAATCTGAAGCTTTCTGACCGGGAAGCTTTTATCGGCAAACAAATTCTGAAAGAAATCCGGGCCCGCCTGACGTTTCTCAATAACGTCGGTCTGGACTACCTGACTCTTAGTCGTTCTGCTACGACACTTTCGGGCGGCGAGGCCCAGCGCATCCGTTTGGCAACACAGATTGGGTCCGGCCTTGTCGGTGTGATTTATATTCTCGATGAACCGAGTATCGGGCTGCATCAGCGGGATAACGATAAATTGCTGGCAACTTTGAAGAATCTGCGCGATATGGGTAATACCCTCCTTGTGGTGGAACATGATGAGGACACTATGTATGCGGCGGACCAGATTATCGATATCGGTCCCGGTGCCGGCGAAAACGGGGGCCGCGTAGTCGCTCAGGGCACTGCGGAAGAAATCAAGAAAATTCCTGAATCCGTGACAGGTCAGTATTTGAGCGGACGCCGTAAGATTGAAATACCAAAGACGCGCCGCAAAGGCTCCGGGAAAAAGATTACCATCAAAGGTGCGGCCGAAAATAACTTAAAACATATCAATGTATCCATTCCGCTTGGTACACTTACCGTTGTCACCGGCGTAAGCGGCAGCGGCAAGAGTACCCTTGTCAACGATATTTTGTACCGGGCCCTGGCCAAGAAACTGATGGGTTCCCGGTTCCGGCCCGGTAAATATGATAAAATCCTGGGCGTGTCCAATATCGATAAGATTATTGATATCGATCAGAGCCCAATCGGCCGTACGCCGCGTTCCAATCCGGCTACCTATACAGGTGTGTTTGATCTCATTCGGACGCTCTTCAGCACGACGAATGAAGCTAAAGTGCGCGGATACAAACCGGGCCGCTTCAGCTTCAACGTGAAGGGCGGACGGTGCGAGGCCTGCCACGGAGACGGGCTGCTCAAGATTGAGATGAACTTCCTGCCCGATGTCTACGTGCCCTGTGAGGTTTGCCACGGCACGCGCTACAACCGGGATACGCTCGAAGTCAGATATAAAGGAAAGAACATTGCCGATGTGCTCAATATGACGGTCACGGAGGCCTGTGAATATTTCCGCAACCATCAGCGGATTCTTAAAAAACTGCAGGTCCTTGAAGATGTGGGGCTTGGTTACATCCGGCTGGGACAGGCTGCCACGACGCTTTCGGGCGGCGAAGCCCAACGCGTCAAATTGGCTGCGGAACTGTCGAAAGTCAATACGGGCCGTACTTTATACATCCTCGATGAACCAACGACGGGGCTGCATATGGCCGATGTTGACAAGCTCCTCCAGGTGCTGCAGCGTCTTGTCGATACGGGCAGTACCGTGGTTGTCATTGAACACAATCTCGATGTCATCAAGTCCGCTGATTATTTGATTGACCTGGGTCCGGAAGGCGGGGACCGCGGCGGTACCGTTATTGCCTGCGGAACACCGGAAGAAATTGCGGACGTTCCCGAATCCTATACGGGCCAGTATTTGAAAAAGGTGCTAGCAAAATGA
- the rapZ gene encoding RNase adapter RapZ → MTKTLLITGMSGAGKTQVMRTLEDLGYFCVDNLPPTFIPKFIELCMKKQDESDKLALAVDTRGGKFFGAFDEVLDQLTQEKIPYELLFLDANDNTLIRRYKETRRRHPLDGKNGLNADIQQEREILSKVRTRATTIIDTSSTTTKQLRNKIISLYGTNGSLPAMTIVVQSFGFKFGLPMDCDMVFDVRFLPNPFYLPELKEQCGNDPDVVAYLQSKPVTGKFEKKLYDLIQFLLPQYVQEGKSQLMIGVGCTGGRHRSVYIANSLGRFIESCGYKAQVMHRDLLKK, encoded by the coding sequence ATGACAAAAACGTTATTGATTACTGGAATGTCCGGCGCGGGGAAGACTCAGGTCATGAGAACCCTGGAGGATCTGGGGTATTTCTGCGTTGATAACCTGCCTCCGACCTTCATTCCGAAATTTATCGAGCTGTGCATGAAGAAGCAGGACGAATCGGATAAACTGGCACTTGCCGTTGATACCCGGGGAGGCAAGTTCTTCGGGGCTTTTGACGAGGTGCTGGACCAGCTGACCCAGGAAAAGATTCCTTACGAACTGCTTTTCCTGGATGCCAATGACAATACGTTGATTCGGCGTTATAAGGAAACACGCAGACGGCATCCGCTCGATGGAAAAAATGGGCTGAATGCCGATATTCAGCAGGAACGGGAAATCCTGAGTAAAGTCCGGACCCGTGCCACGACAATTATTGATACGAGTTCCACGACAACAAAGCAGCTGCGCAATAAAATCATTTCTCTTTACGGGACAAACGGCAGCCTGCCTGCAATGACCATCGTTGTGCAGTCATTCGGCTTCAAATTCGGACTGCCTATGGACTGTGACATGGTCTTTGATGTCAGGTTCCTGCCCAATCCTTTTTATTTGCCGGAACTTAAGGAGCAGTGTGGGAATGACCCCGATGTCGTCGCTTATCTGCAGAGCAAACCTGTGACGGGAAAATTTGAGAAAAAGCTGTACGATTTGATTCAATTCCTTCTCCCGCAATATGTGCAGGAAGGAAAGAGTCAGCTCATGATTGGCGTGGGCTGCACCGGTGGACGGCACCGTTCAGTCTATATCGCCAACAGCTTGGGGAGATTCATCGAATCCTGCGGGTATAAGGCACAAGTGATGCACAGGGATCTTCTTAAAAAATAA
- a CDS encoding rubredoxin, producing the protein MKKYVCKICGYVYDEAAGDPEHNIAPGTKFEDLPDDWTCPLCGVGKDQFEEQA; encoded by the coding sequence ATGAAAAAATACGTTTGCAAGATTTGCGGATATGTGTATGACGAAGCTGCCGGTGATCCGGAACATAACATTGCACCGGGCACCAAGTTTGAAGACCTGCCTGATGATTGGACCTGCCCCCTGTGCGGCGTAGGCAAGGATCAGTTCGAAGAACAAGCTTAA
- the uvrC gene encoding excinuclease ABC subunit UvrC, which produces MNEKIAETLKILPDAPGVYIMHDKTGRVIYVGKAVILKNRVRSYFRQSSQASPKVRAINAHVDSIETIVTASEMEALILECNLIKKYKPRYNIDLKDDKTYPYLKITVDEAFPRMYITRRVLHDGAKYYGPYADVGALRDTMKLIRSMFPLRHCRSMKVKRPCLQYHMHRCLAPCTGKVKPSEYRPLVDQVLMLMDGKIGDLVKDLTRKMNEASEQLAYEKAAHYRDLIRSVRKLEQAQKATTDSGDRDVIGLVSNDTGVCVQVFFIRGGKILGRDSFFLDSEKGEPEGEILEGFLKQYYNEMHRPPREILVSRSLSDSERVLLEKYLSTQSEKNVALLVPQRGLKHDLVLMAENNARKNLDERLRRGQLSAKTDEEAAEELQKALGLTEPLDRMDCFDISHNQGSETVASMVVFCNGRPSKKDYRRYKLRSTEGKPDDFKSMQEVVYRRYKDAEDLPSLIIIDGGKGQLSSALEVIRGLGLAEIPVIGLAKREEEIFKEGAHTSILLDKTSAALHLIQHIRDEAHRFAITYHRKRLAKKNLVSVLDHLEGVGPARRTALWKHFASLDEMKAASIEELASVDGMNHAVAEHVFDFFHAPEQDKEKFLK; this is translated from the coding sequence ATGAATGAAAAGATTGCAGAAACCCTGAAAATCCTGCCTGACGCGCCGGGTGTGTACATTATGCATGACAAGACTGGCCGCGTCATTTACGTAGGCAAGGCGGTGATTTTGAAGAACCGGGTGCGCAGTTATTTCCGGCAGTCCAGTCAGGCTTCGCCGAAAGTGCGGGCCATCAATGCCCATGTGGATTCCATTGAAACCATCGTGACGGCAAGCGAGATGGAGGCCCTGATCCTCGAATGCAATCTCATCAAAAAATATAAGCCGCGGTACAACATCGACCTGAAGGATGATAAGACGTATCCGTATCTTAAAATCACAGTCGACGAAGCTTTTCCGCGGATGTATATTACGCGCCGCGTCCTGCACGACGGGGCAAAGTATTACGGACCTTATGCCGATGTGGGGGCCCTGCGGGATACAATGAAACTGATTCGTTCCATGTTTCCGCTCCGCCACTGCCGCAGCATGAAGGTGAAGCGCCCTTGTCTGCAGTATCACATGCATCGCTGCCTGGCGCCGTGCACAGGAAAGGTAAAACCTTCCGAGTACCGGCCGCTCGTGGATCAGGTACTCATGCTGATGGACGGTAAAATCGGGGATCTCGTCAAGGATTTGACCCGCAAAATGAATGAGGCATCCGAGCAGCTTGCTTACGAGAAAGCTGCTCACTACAGGGACCTCATTCGCAGCGTACGCAAGTTGGAGCAGGCCCAGAAGGCGACGACGGACAGCGGGGACCGTGATGTCATCGGACTCGTATCCAATGACACCGGTGTCTGTGTTCAGGTCTTCTTTATTCGCGGCGGCAAGATTCTGGGACGAGACAGCTTTTTCCTCGACAGCGAAAAAGGCGAGCCGGAAGGAGAAATCCTGGAGGGTTTCCTGAAACAGTATTACAACGAAATGCATCGCCCGCCGCGGGAAATCCTTGTGAGCCGTTCGCTTTCGGACAGCGAGCGCGTGCTTTTGGAAAAGTATCTGAGTACGCAGAGTGAAAAGAATGTGGCTCTTCTCGTGCCTCAGCGCGGGCTGAAACATGACCTTGTGCTGATGGCTGAAAACAATGCCCGCAAGAACCTTGATGAGCGGCTCAGACGCGGGCAGCTTTCCGCAAAAACAGACGAAGAAGCCGCCGAAGAGCTGCAGAAGGCGCTGGGACTTACGGAACCGCTCGACCGGATGGACTGCTTTGATATTTCTCATAACCAGGGCAGCGAGACAGTGGCTTCCATGGTTGTTTTCTGCAACGGGCGCCCGAGCAAGAAGGATTATCGGCGCTATAAACTGCGGTCTACCGAGGGCAAGCCCGACGATTTCAAGTCCATGCAGGAAGTAGTGTACCGGCGCTATAAGGACGCCGAGGATCTTCCGAGCCTTATCATCATCGATGGCGGCAAAGGACAACTTAGTTCGGCCCTGGAGGTCATCCGGGGACTTGGCCTTGCGGAGATTCCCGTGATCGGGCTCGCTAAGCGCGAAGAAGAAATCTTCAAGGAAGGTGCTCATACGAGTATTCTCCTGGACAAAACGTCGGCAGCGCTGCATTTGATTCAGCATATCCGGGATGAAGCACACCGCTTTGCTATTACGTATCACCGCAAGCGTCTGGCCAAGAAAAATCTGGTTTCCGTGCTTGACCATTTGGAGGGCGTGGGACCGGCCCGCAGGACAGCACTTTGGAAGCATTTTGCTTCACTGGACGAAATGAAAGCCGCCAGCATTGAGGAGCTGGCTTCGGTAGACGGCATGAACCATGCAGTAGCAGAACACGTCTTTGATTTCTTCCACGCACCGGAACAAGATAAAGAAAAATTCTTAAAATAA